In the genome of Bradyrhizobium sp. CIAT3101, one region contains:
- a CDS encoding class III extradiol ring-cleavage dioxygenase yields the protein MTRFPTLFLSHGGGPWPFMEDRRVQYAKTAAEFGRLPQLLPAKPKAVLVITGHWEADAFTVSTSAHPPMVYDYYGFPEHTYHITYPAPGQPELAAEVRTLLTRAGLDCREDPNQGFDHGTFVPLGLMYPNADMPIVLLSLKSSYDAAEHVKVGQAIASLRDEGILIVGSGLTYHNMRGFGRAESKPVSYDFEAYLNEAIGNPDAARRNAMLVDWENAPSARLAHPREDHLLPLMVAAGAAGSDVGKRVFVDEVANVAMASYVFG from the coding sequence ATGACGCGATTTCCGACCCTGTTCCTGTCCCACGGCGGCGGCCCCTGGCCCTTCATGGAGGACCGGCGGGTGCAATATGCGAAGACGGCCGCGGAATTCGGTCGGCTGCCGCAGCTTCTGCCCGCAAAGCCCAAGGCCGTGCTCGTCATCACCGGCCATTGGGAGGCCGACGCCTTCACCGTGTCGACTTCGGCGCATCCGCCGATGGTGTACGACTATTACGGTTTCCCCGAGCATACCTACCACATCACATATCCGGCGCCGGGCCAGCCCGAGCTGGCTGCGGAGGTGAGGACGCTGCTCACGCGCGCGGGCCTGGATTGCCGGGAAGATCCCAATCAGGGTTTTGACCATGGCACGTTCGTGCCGCTCGGCCTGATGTATCCCAACGCCGACATGCCGATCGTGCTGCTGTCGCTGAAGTCGAGCTATGACGCGGCCGAGCACGTCAAGGTCGGGCAGGCGATCGCCTCGCTGCGCGACGAAGGCATTCTGATCGTCGGCAGCGGCCTCACCTATCACAACATGCGCGGTTTTGGCCGCGCGGAGTCCAAGCCCGTCTCATACGATTTCGAGGCCTATCTGAACGAGGCGATCGGCAATCCGGATGCGGCGCGTCGCAATGCGATGCTGGTCGACTGGGAGAACGCGCCGAGTGCGCGCCTCGCCCATCCGCGCGAGGATCATCTGTTGCCGCTGATGGTCGCCGCAGGCGCCGCGGGCAGCGACGTCGGCAAGCGCGTCTTCGTCGACGAGGTCGCGAACGTGGCGATGGCGTCGTATGTGTTTGGGTGA
- a CDS encoding ABC transporter substrate-binding protein — translation MSINSHDHSITRRLAASLFAAAVTLSTAAASFAADTVVLRVGDQKGGNRSLLEISGYAKDLPYRIEWSEFPAAAPILEALNAGALDVGYTGDLSFLSVYAAGAPIKAIGGTKSDAKTQAILVRQDSPIRSAADLKGKRLAGTRGGWGQFLIDATLEKAQIKLEDATFAPLGPVDAKVALVAGSIDAWAVWEPYVSFATLKDKARVIADGEGLTPTITFIVATDSAIATKRAAVQDLLQRLNKARLWSLDHISEYARSTAELTKLPEDVLLAAYTAQRTSPIVIDESVVKEVQEASDRSTRYGILPKTLDVSKAVDRSFTAAAAGSN, via the coding sequence ATGAGCATCAACTCCCACGACCATTCCATCACGCGCCGGTTGGCGGCCTCGCTGTTTGCTGCCGCCGTCACCTTGTCGACGGCAGCCGCGTCGTTCGCGGCCGATACGGTCGTGCTGCGCGTCGGCGACCAGAAGGGCGGCAACCGCTCGCTGCTCGAAATCTCCGGCTACGCCAAGGACCTGCCTTACAGAATCGAATGGTCGGAATTCCCGGCGGCAGCGCCGATCCTGGAAGCGCTCAATGCCGGCGCGCTCGACGTCGGCTACACCGGCGATCTCTCCTTCCTGTCGGTCTATGCGGCCGGTGCGCCGATCAAGGCGATCGGCGGCACCAAGTCGGATGCGAAGACGCAGGCGATCCTGGTGCGCCAGGATTCACCGATCAGGTCGGCGGCCGACCTCAAGGGCAAACGCCTCGCCGGCACGCGCGGCGGCTGGGGCCAGTTCCTGATCGATGCGACGCTGGAGAAGGCGCAGATCAAGTTGGAGGACGCGACCTTCGCGCCGCTCGGCCCGGTCGATGCCAAGGTCGCGCTGGTGGCCGGCTCGATCGACGCATGGGCGGTGTGGGAGCCCTATGTCTCGTTCGCCACCTTGAAGGACAAGGCGCGCGTGATCGCCGACGGCGAAGGCCTGACGCCCACCATCACCTTCATCGTCGCCACCGACAGCGCCATCGCCACCAAGCGCGCGGCGGTGCAGGACCTCCTGCAGCGGCTGAACAAGGCGCGGCTGTGGTCGCTGGATCACATCAGTGAATATGCGAGGAGCACGGCCGAGCTGACAAAACTGCCCGAGGACGTGCTGCTGGCGGCCTACACCGCGCAGCGCACCAGCCCGATCGTGATCGACGAGAGCGTCGTGAAGGAGGTACAGGAAGCCTCCGACCGCTCGACGCGCTACGGCATCCTGCCGAAGACGCTCGACGTCAGCAAAGCCGTCGACCGCAGCTTCACCGCCGCGGCCGCGGGATCGAACTAG
- the glgA gene encoding glycogen synthase GlgA — protein sequence MTPVRVLAVASEVYPIVKTGGLADVAGALPIALKAHGVEMRTLMPGYPDVMRLLSGAEEIRRWPDYFGGPGRLLAGSHDGLDLFVLDVPHLYARPGNPYVTADGIDWPDNGVRFAALARIAADIGHGLVASFVPDVVHAHDWQAGLAPAYLHYDGGARPGTVMTIHNMAYQGKFDRTLAAAIGLPHDASFDVHGLEYFGGISFLKAGLQLADRITTVSPTYAREIQSDEGGMGLGGLLRERASVLSGILNGIDTEVWNPHTDPHIAYRFSAEELSFRSANKAALQQRFGLEPRPDALLLGVISRLSWQKGLDLLLDSMPTILGDGMQLALLGSGDAELQDRYLATARGHQGRIAAVIGYDEALAHLIQAGSDALIVPSRFEPCGLTQLCALRYGAVPIVSRVGGLADTVNETTGFTFGPVTSANLSAALGRASFTFHDRAAWRQLQLAGLATDVSWRNRAGEYAALYRGLMASRLRGA from the coding sequence ATGACGCCTGTTCGCGTCCTTGCGGTCGCCTCTGAAGTCTACCCCATCGTCAAGACCGGCGGCCTCGCGGACGTTGCCGGAGCGCTGCCGATCGCGCTGAAGGCGCATGGCGTCGAGATGCGCACGCTGATGCCGGGCTACCCGGATGTGATGCGGCTGCTGTCGGGCGCGGAAGAGATCCGGCGCTGGCCGGATTATTTCGGCGGGCCCGGGCGACTGCTCGCGGGCTCCCATGACGGGCTCGACCTGTTCGTGCTCGACGTGCCGCACCTCTACGCACGGCCGGGCAATCCGTACGTCACCGCGGACGGTATCGACTGGCCGGATAATGGCGTGCGCTTCGCCGCGCTGGCGCGCATCGCGGCCGATATCGGCCACGGTCTCGTCGCAAGCTTCGTGCCCGATGTCGTGCACGCCCATGACTGGCAGGCCGGGCTGGCGCCGGCCTATCTGCACTACGACGGCGGGGCACGCCCCGGCACCGTCATGACCATTCACAACATGGCCTATCAAGGCAAGTTCGACCGCACGCTGGCGGCCGCGATCGGCTTACCCCACGACGCGTCGTTCGACGTCCACGGCCTCGAATATTTCGGTGGCATCAGCTTCTTGAAAGCCGGGCTGCAACTGGCCGATCGCATCACCACGGTGTCGCCGACCTATGCGCGGGAGATCCAGAGCGACGAGGGCGGCATGGGGCTCGGCGGCCTGCTGCGCGAGCGCGCAAGCGTGCTGAGCGGCATCCTCAACGGCATCGACACGGAGGTCTGGAATCCGCACACCGATCCGCACATCGCCTACCGCTTCAGCGCCGAGGAGCTGTCGTTTCGCTCGGCCAACAAGGCGGCGCTGCAGCAGCGGTTCGGCCTCGAACCGCGGCCGGATGCGCTGCTGCTCGGCGTTATCAGCCGCCTGTCATGGCAGAAGGGGCTCGATCTGCTGTTGGATTCCATGCCCACCATCCTGGGCGATGGGATGCAATTGGCCCTGCTCGGCAGCGGCGATGCCGAACTGCAGGATCGCTACCTGGCAACTGCGCGCGGACATCAGGGCCGGATCGCGGCCGTGATCGGCTATGACGAGGCGCTCGCGCATCTGATCCAGGCCGGCTCTGACGCCCTGATCGTGCCGTCGCGGTTCGAGCCGTGCGGGCTGACCCAGCTCTGCGCGCTGCGCTACGGCGCCGTTCCGATCGTGTCGCGCGTCGGCGGCCTCGCCGATACCGTGAACGAGACGACCGGCTTCACCTTCGGGCCCGTGACATCGGCCAATCTCTCGGCAGCGCTGGGGCGCGCGAGCTTCACCTTCCATGACAGGGCGGCGTGGCGGCAATTGCAGCTCGCGGGCCTCGCGACCGACGTATCCTGGCGCAACCGGGCCGGCGAGTACGCGGCACTCTATCGCGGCCTGATGGCATCCCGCTTGCGCGGTGCGTAG
- a CDS encoding ABC transporter permease subunit, protein MSTYSLSDGVASGAPRLSRGPLLATWLRESGAGVAASAAWIVFGLSCLWWEDVGDWSRTHSLGIAAFVIAAIALFGTVGADYLGSAGRALRQRAPWLIALGSVLTLWELATAKFAWLPLPFFPPPQSIIEVYTDDLPKLLDSVLASVKLQLGGYLIGAAVGFLTGVSIGWSRAVGYWVHPLLRFIGPLPATAWLPIAFFTFPSSWSASTFLIALATGFPVTVLTWSGVASVSNAYYDVARTLGAKPSFLVLKVAIPAALPHVFVGLFMGLGASFAVLVVAEMIGVKAGLGWYLQWAQGWAAYANMYAALIVMSLLCSGAITLLFSIRDRLLVWQKGTVKW, encoded by the coding sequence ATGTCGACGTATTCGCTGTCTGACGGCGTCGCGTCCGGCGCGCCGCGCCTCTCGCGTGGACCGCTGCTTGCGACGTGGTTGCGGGAATCCGGCGCCGGCGTGGCCGCCAGCGCGGCCTGGATCGTCTTCGGTCTCTCCTGCCTGTGGTGGGAGGACGTCGGGGACTGGTCGCGCACGCATTCGCTCGGCATTGCCGCCTTCGTCATCGCTGCGATCGCCCTGTTCGGGACTGTCGGTGCGGACTATCTGGGATCGGCGGGCAGGGCCTTGCGCCAGCGCGCGCCGTGGCTCATTGCGCTCGGCTCTGTCCTGACCTTGTGGGAGCTCGCCACCGCCAAATTCGCCTGGCTGCCGCTGCCGTTCTTTCCGCCGCCGCAATCGATCATCGAGGTCTACACCGACGATCTGCCAAAGCTGCTCGACAGCGTGCTCGCCTCGGTCAAGCTTCAGCTCGGCGGCTATCTCATCGGCGCCGCGGTCGGCTTCCTGACCGGCGTCTCGATCGGCTGGTCGCGCGCGGTCGGCTATTGGGTGCATCCGCTGCTGCGCTTCATCGGCCCGCTGCCGGCGACCGCCTGGCTGCCGATCGCCTTTTTCACCTTCCCGTCGAGCTGGAGCGCCTCGACCTTCCTGATCGCGCTCGCGACCGGATTTCCGGTCACGGTGCTGACCTGGTCGGGAGTCGCCAGCGTCAGCAACGCCTATTATGACGTCGCGCGTACGCTGGGGGCAAAGCCGTCGTTCCTGGTGCTGAAAGTGGCGATCCCCGCCGCGCTGCCGCACGTTTTCGTCGGCCTGTTCATGGGCCTCGGCGCGTCCTTTGCCGTGCTCGTCGTCGCCGAGATGATCGGCGTCAAGGCCGGGCTCGGCTGGTACCTGCAATGGGCGCAAGGCTGGGCGGCCTACGCCAACATGTATGCGGCGCTGATCGTGATGTCGCTGCTCTGCTCCGGCGCGATCACGCTGCTGTTTTCGATCCGCGACCGCCTGCTGGTCTGGCAGAAGGGGACCGTGAAATGGTAG
- the glgC gene encoding glucose-1-phosphate adenylyltransferase, giving the protein MSAAGNEPLARQALAFVLAGGRGSRLLELTDRRAKPAVYFGGKSRIIDFALSNAVNSGIRRIAVATQYKAHSLIRHLQMGWNFFRPERNESFDILPASQRVSENMWYVGTADAIYQNIDIIESHNARFIVVLAGDHVYKMDYEVMLRQHVDSGADVTVGCLEMPRAESSGFGIMHVDENGWIQQFLEKPKDPPPMPGKPDVSLASMGIYVFDAKFLFDQLKRDAEDTNSSHDFGKDIIPYIVKNGRAIAHQFSTSCVRSGNDPRSYWRDAGTVDAYWAANIDLTDVVPELDLFDRAWPIWSYAEITPPAKFVHDEETRRGSAVSSLVSGGCIISGAALRRSLLFTGVRINSYAHVENAVIMPYVNVGRGARLKNVVIDRGVEIPEGLVVGEDPEFDAKRFRTTEQGISLVTQSMLDRLNT; this is encoded by the coding sequence ATGAGTGCTGCCGGAAATGAGCCGCTTGCCCGCCAGGCCCTGGCATTTGTCCTGGCTGGCGGACGCGGCAGCCGGCTGCTGGAATTGACCGACCGGCGCGCCAAGCCCGCGGTCTATTTCGGCGGCAAATCCCGCATCATCGATTTCGCGCTGTCGAACGCGGTCAATTCCGGCATCCGCCGCATCGCGGTCGCCACCCAGTACAAGGCGCACAGCCTGATCCGGCATCTTCAGATGGGCTGGAACTTCTTCCGTCCCGAGCGCAACGAGAGCTTTGACATCCTGCCTGCGAGCCAGCGCGTCTCGGAGAACATGTGGTATGTCGGCACGGCGGACGCGATCTACCAGAACATCGACATCATCGAGTCCCACAACGCCCGCTTCATCGTGGTGCTGGCCGGCGATCACGTTTATAAAATGGATTACGAGGTGATGCTGCGACAGCACGTCGACAGCGGCGCCGACGTCACCGTCGGCTGCCTCGAGATGCCGCGCGCGGAATCCTCCGGCTTCGGCATCATGCATGTCGACGAGAACGGCTGGATCCAGCAGTTCCTGGAAAAGCCCAAGGATCCGCCGCCGATGCCGGGCAAGCCTGATGTCTCGCTCGCCAGCATGGGCATCTACGTGTTCGACGCCAAATTCCTGTTCGACCAGCTCAAGCGCGACGCCGAGGATACCAACTCCAGTCACGATTTCGGCAAGGACATCATTCCCTACATCGTCAAGAACGGCCGCGCCATCGCGCATCAGTTCTCGACCTCCTGCGTGCGCTCGGGCAACGACCCCCGCTCCTACTGGCGCGATGCAGGCACGGTGGATGCCTATTGGGCTGCCAATATCGACCTCACCGACGTGGTGCCGGAGCTCGACCTGTTCGACCGCGCCTGGCCGATCTGGTCTTATGCGGAGATCACGCCGCCGGCGAAGTTCGTCCATGACGAGGAGACCCGGCGCGGTTCGGCCGTGAGCTCGCTGGTCTCCGGCGGCTGCATCATCTCCGGCGCGGCGCTGCGCCGATCGCTGCTGTTCACCGGCGTGCGCATCAATTCCTATGCCCATGTCGAGAACGCCGTGATCATGCCTTACGTGAATGTGGGACGCGGAGCCCGCTTGAAGAACGTCGTGATCGATCGCGGCGTCGAGATCCCCGAAGGCCTCGTGGTCGGAGAGGATCCCGAGTTCGACGCAAAGCGCTTCCGCACCACCGAACAGGGCATATCGCTCGTCACCCAATCGATGCTCGACAGGCTCAATACATGA
- a CDS encoding ABC transporter substrate-binding protein: MGNDNKRTGAGLDRRHLLQAGLAAAFAAPLGAFGAAQAFAPQAIAPGVDLSEFPLCRTASDAPALTGAPRKLKLSWNAGAVCLAPVPVAIEHGFFQKQNLDVELINYSGSTDQLLEAIATGKSDAGLGMALRWLKPLEQGFDVKIAAGTHGGCMRVLTRADSNVSKLADLKGKIVAVGDLGGPDKNFFSIQLAKLGIDPTRDVDWRAYPGNLLDVAVQKGEVQAFLSSDPLGYLWLKDSQYKEVASNLDGEYRDKSCCILGLRGSLVREEPQVARALTQALLDAAMFTAQNPAVTAKSFQPYAPKTASLADIEGMVRYHTHHHHPVGEVLKRELKGYADDLKSVQVFKQSTDTAKFAERIYVDVFAV; the protein is encoded by the coding sequence ATGGGCAACGACAACAAGCGCACCGGGGCGGGCCTCGATCGGCGTCATCTGCTTCAGGCGGGGCTGGCTGCAGCTTTCGCCGCGCCGCTCGGTGCCTTCGGTGCAGCACAGGCCTTTGCACCGCAGGCGATCGCGCCCGGTGTCGACCTCTCGGAATTCCCGCTGTGCCGGACGGCCTCGGACGCGCCCGCGCTCACCGGCGCGCCGCGCAAGCTGAAACTGTCCTGGAATGCCGGTGCGGTCTGTCTCGCTCCGGTGCCGGTCGCCATCGAGCACGGCTTCTTCCAGAAGCAGAATCTCGACGTCGAGCTGATCAATTATTCCGGCTCGACCGACCAGTTGCTCGAGGCGATCGCGACGGGCAAGAGCGATGCCGGCCTCGGCATGGCGCTACGCTGGTTGAAGCCGCTGGAGCAGGGCTTTGATGTCAAGATCGCCGCCGGCACCCATGGCGGCTGCATGCGCGTGCTGACCCGCGCCGATTCCAACGTGAGCAAGCTCGCCGATCTCAAGGGCAAGATCGTCGCGGTCGGCGACCTCGGCGGCCCGGACAAGAACTTCTTCTCCATTCAGCTGGCCAAGCTCGGCATCGATCCGACCAGGGATGTCGACTGGCGCGCCTATCCCGGCAATTTGCTCGACGTCGCGGTCCAGAAGGGTGAGGTGCAGGCCTTCCTGTCGTCCGACCCGCTGGGCTATCTCTGGCTCAAGGACAGCCAGTACAAGGAAGTCGCTTCCAATCTCGACGGCGAATATCGTGACAAGAGCTGCTGCATCCTCGGCTTGCGTGGCAGCCTGGTGCGCGAGGAGCCGCAGGTCGCGCGCGCCCTCACGCAGGCGCTGCTCGATGCCGCGATGTTCACCGCGCAGAATCCGGCCGTGACGGCGAAATCGTTCCAGCCTTACGCGCCGAAGACGGCGTCGCTCGCCGACATCGAGGGCATGGTGCGCTACCACACCCACCATCATCATCCCGTCGGAGAGGTGCTGAAGCGCGAGCTGAAGGGATATGCGGACGATTTGAAGAGCGTGCAGGTCTTCAAGCAGAGCACCGATACCGCCAAATTCGCGGAGCGCATCTATGTCGACGTATTCGCTGTCTGA